TTTAAAACTTCCCGAGATCTTTCTTATAAAGGCATTCTCATCTTTCTCAAGATCTTTACTCTTCTGAGAGTGATATATGGCAGCAAACTTTTCTCTCTCACCTTGAATACAGTGTGCAAATTTATCCATCTGAGAGAAAATCTGTTTCAATTCATTTCGATATAGTTCATTATCGATGGATCCATCAGCATAGGGTTCATCGTCGATGGTAACGGTTCCTCCCTGGGAAAAGACACTGAAACATTCCAATGCCAATTGCAATGCTGGTTTCCTTGTGTAATCCCATGTGTTGTTAAACCGCCCCAAAAGAGCTTCAAAAGGCCTGTCTTTGGCAACTCCCCTTAGAAATCTTGTAAAAATGGCAGGTGCCAAAATACCTGTCCAATCGGTATAAGCTTCTCCTGTAACATAGTCAGCCTCTGTAAGTGCTCCAATGGCACGGCTTCCCATGTTGTATGAAGAATAAGGGTAGCCCCAATAATTATTGGTGATTTTTAATTCCGGATTAACTCTCCGGATAAGAGTGTAAATTTCAGAATAGAATTTTTCGATATAATCATAACGAAATTTCTTAAATGATATTATATCATTTAAGAAATCCCCCTTTAGATCACGTCCTGTTTTTTTCTTGTATTGTTCAAGGCAATGAGGACAGAAACAGCAATCATTTCCAATAATTGTCATATCAATCCAAAGGCCCTTCAGTCCGGGTTGGCCTGCTATTTCAGACAATTGGCGCATTACGACGTCTTTATATGGGGAGTTAATACAAAGAGTTTTCCAACGTGTGAACTCAAGGTTTCCTCGTGTACCATGAAAATTTTCAACTAACCAGTCTGGATGCTTTTCGGCCTCCCTTTCATCCCATGACACTGAGTAATAGGCAATTGTAGCAATATTTCGTTCAGCTAAAGACTCCGTCAATTCAAGCAGTAGATTTTGCGTTTTCAGTCCCTTATGTTTGTGTCCCTCACTAGTATTATAGTAGAAGTTTCCGTACTGACACTTTGCAAAGGCAATCACTGAATCAACTCCCGCATTTGACATCTCAGAAGCTATATGTTCTGGAGAGAAAGCCTCGGCAATTCCCTGCCCCTCCCATTCGGGGAAGTGCATATCAAAAAAGATTCTTTTCTTACTTGTGTTTAGATTCATGTCTTATCCTTTGATTCCTGAGGACGCTATACCCTCCATGTAGTATTTCTGTATAAAAGCAAAAAGGAGAAGAATTGGCACAGAGGCGATAACAATTCCAGCATAAAGGATTCCATAATCATTGAAATAAACTCCTGAATGTAGATCCGTCAAGATAACCTGAAGAACTCTTTTCTCTTTGCTGCTAATAAATGTCACAGGTACAAGAAAACTATCCCATTGCTGAAGAAAAATGATAACACCCAGAGTGACCAGTGCGGTTCTGCAAAGGGGGAGAACAATCCTAAAGAAAATAACGAATCGACTGCATCCGTCCATATAAGCTGCTTCTTCTAGTTCTACCGGTATCCCCTTGATAAACTGCCTCATATAGAAGATTCCGAAGCCACTTGCCACAAAGGGAATGATTAAACTACTCAACTTATTGACCATACCGAATTTTAAGATTTGTCCATACAAGGGTATGATAAGAAGTTCTATGGGCAGTATCAGAGTTGCCAGAATAATTGAGAATATTAAATCTTTACCGGGAAATGACAATTTTGCAAAAGCATACGCAGCCATAGTATTAATAAGAAGACTGATCACTGTTACAGTCGAACAGACATAGAGAGTTATCACCAGAACCCTTGGAAAATTAGTCTGATCAAAAAAGTTGAAATAGTTGATAAAAGTGAAAACTTCCGGAATAATGGAATGAATATCCAGACCGGACATTCCAGCTATCTCTTCATTTGAGCGAAAAGAGAGGAAAAACCCCCATATCATGGGAAGAAGAACGGAGAGCATCAGAAGGGCCAGAATGGCAATGACAACGGGATGTGTTTTCTTATGTTGTTTCATCATTTTCTCCAATTTTCAGCTGTAGCAAATTGATGATCAGGACAAATAGGAACAGAATCACCGACATTGCCGAAGCTTCTCCAAATTTCCCAAGTCTGAAGGCCGTCCTCCAGATATGATGGACCAACATATCTGTCGATCCCATCGGACCTCCGCTGGTCATGACAAAAACAGGAACAAATACTTTGACAACTGAATCCATTGTCGTAATTACAAGAACGAACAGAATAGATCGTTTCATCATGGGAAGTGTCAAAGCAATAAATTGTCTGATTTTTCCAGCACCGTCAATCTCGGCTGATTCATAAAGGCTGGGAGGTATTTCTTTTAATCCTGCTAATAGAATCATCATAAAAAATGGCCATGTTTTCCAGATACATGTAATTATCAAGGACATCAAAGCTTGATCGGGACTGTCCAGGAAACCCTGCTTTTTAAATCCAATTGCAGAGATTATTTCATTTATAAGGCCATAGTCCGAATTATATAGCCCTCGCCAGAGGTAACCTACAACCACGAATGAAAAAACGACGGGTAAAAAGTATAAAACTCTGCACATTTTGATGATCGGTGTTTCATCATTGACAAGTACCGCAGCTAACAAAGATAAGGTCGTTTGAAAAACCACGACAGCAGCCATGAAAATAGCACTGACTGATAAGGACTTCCGAAAGCTGTAGCTGCTTAGAATTTTAATGAAATTTTTAAGGCCAATGAACTCTCCCCGTCCCATAAGTTCAATATCAGTCAAGCTGTACCAGAAAAGTCTAATTCCGGGATATATAATAAAGATGGAAATAATGAGCAATGCAGGAAATATAAAAACAAAGGCATCTATAGTCTCACTACGTCTATTCTTTTCTTTCAGTATTTGGTTACTTCCCACCAAAAACTCCTTGGTTCATCAGAGCCAAATAGAGACAGACTCTATTCGGCTCCCACATTTTATTTTATTTTTTTATTTATCGGCCAAACTATCATTCATGATCTGTACGGCTTCTTTAAAGGCTGAATCAACATCCTGACCATAGGCTACGGCATTGAATGCATTCATATATGCTTCTGAGATGACAGGGTAATTAGGCGTCACCGGTCTGGCTTTTGATGTCATCATAAGCTGCTCCTGAATGACATTGAAGGGTGGAGTGCTCATATCTGTTTTATCCAGTACAGATTTTCTGGCAGGAAGATTACCACTTTCATTACAATAGATGGCGGCGCCTTCTTTACCAGTAATGGCCTGAAGAACAGCAAAAGCAGCCTCTTTGTTCTCAGATTGAGCTGTTACTGCTATATTCCAGCTGCCTGAATTACTTGCGGCAGCCGCACCTCGGGGTAGAGGCATTGCCCCCCATTTATCATTAAACTCGGGATAGTTGTTCTTCCAGACCCCAGTCATCCAGGGACCATTAATATACATAGCAACCTTTTCTCCGGCAAAGAAATTTACCATTGATGTAGAAGGTGCTACCTCATATTTATTGAACAGATCAGCATAAAATTGCAGAGCCGATTTACTTTCGGGACTGTTAAAATAACCATCAACAGTTTTTCCGTTGGGGCTGATTATGTCAGCTCCGAACCACCAGGTCCACAGCATCTGGGTATAAGTCATACCTTCGTTTTTTTGGTCAATACTGAACATCTGTGGCATAATCCCATATACTTCAGTTTCACCTTTTTCATTCTTCACAGTCAACTTCTTTGCCGCGTCTAGAAAATCATCCAGAGTCCATGCGTTTTCGACTCCTTCGACTGCTAAAACTCCAGCTTTTTCAAACATCTCCTTGTTGTAATATAAAACACAGTTAGATTCATTTAGAGGAGCAGCCCAAATATTGCCGTTCCAACTCACAGCTTCTTTAGCAGACCCTACGAGATCATTAAAGTCATCCTTATTCCAATAGGCATCCAACGATTCTAATGCACCCATGTCAGCGTAGTAAGCGATTGTGGGCGCATCCATACAGATAAGGTCTCCCACCTCTCCTGAGGCTATTTGAATCTTAAGGTTTGTTTCATATTGGTTTTGAGGAACAGTGCTAAATTCCACAGTTCCTCCCAATCCGGCAGCTATCAGTGCCTCTTCCATGTATTCGGGCCAAAGATCGTCAAAAGTATTCATAATAATTTTTGGCGATTCAGCTGAAGCTTCCTGATCTCCAGCTGCAAAAGAAAATCCAGCGGTAGTTAATACGATCGTTATGATCCAAAGTAATTTTTTCATATTCCCTCCATGATATTATATTCGGTCCGTGCACGTTACCGAAAAGAATAAAAAGTGTCGTTCACGTTACCGCATTCTTCGGTAACGTGCACGACATATGCTATATCGAAAGAATGACTCTGTCAAGAAGTATTTATCCGGAGTGATAAATTATGAATTACAAGATTCCAGAATGTAATTTTTTCAACTCTTCCGATATCCCGTACTATGGCTTTTTCGACTAAATAGAAATTATTCCATATTTTATACTACCGATACTGAAATATGTTCTAGGTTCTATTAGCTTTCCTGAAAACTTTATCATCATCCTTATGTCGTTCACATATTGCTATATAGAGCCGTATTTCAGCACTTATGTAGTAATTTTTCTATATAAACTACTAAGCTCATATAATAAAGGCATCTATATTAGCGTTAGAATTTACTGATTTTATAAATGGTTTATTACCTGAAATATGAGTTCGGAGGAGTAAATGATCCCAAAAACTTTAGATACCAGTATAAAAATCAATTATATGAGAAGAAAAAACCATAAAACAGCAGTATCAGACGGAAAGCACGGATCATTTTCTTGTAGTCCTATGGCTTTTTCAATTTTCAGGCACTATTCAGAAAGTAATTATGGTGTAGCCCACCTAATATCTGGACCTTTTTGATATTTCCAAAGCCGGGGATCTGTTTTCCACTAGGACTTGCGTTTATTCCCTGTTGTGGCCTCAGATGATTGTAGTAGTCTAGATTTTCCAAATCTGATTCTCTGAGAACAATAGAAAATGATCCATTGCTTCCCATCTGATACTTCCGATAACTCTCTCTGTAAAAGCATTCATATTGGGAGCTGATGAATAATTATTAACCCCTTGATGTCATACATTCATATTCAATAGATGTAAATTGAGAAGAATTATCGTAAATTAGAGTTTTCTTATCTGAAAAGTCCTCTGAAAATAGTTCAATTCTTTGTTTTACAAATTATCTACTTGGCTTTTCAGTCAAATCATAATGGATTAACCTCCGGGTTTTCAGTTCTTGTATAATAAGAAGATAAAATTTTTTACCGAATAGAGTGCCAATTGTCATGAAATCGATTCCAAGTTTCTTTAGCTCATCTGCTATTCTATGACAGCCCCAAAGCTGATTCTCAATATTCATTTCCAGGATTATGTTTTTGATTTTTTTGATACGGGTTTCCAGGTGTTTTATGTTTATATGTCCAAGAATACTTGATGAACAGTCGTTGCCAATCGAGAAGTGTTGAAGGATTAATAATAGTCAGGTAGTTGATTGCTCTTTTGGAGAGTTTAGAAATCAAGGAGAATAAGGGTCTATCTCTGCGTTTCAAAGTTGCTTGTGCATTTTGCAGATTTATCTGACGTTTATATATTTCATTTTCCTTTTTGAGAAACATCAGGGTGAATATTAAATTTTTCCAGTTAGATAATATCGTTTTGATGATAGAACATATTTAAGTATCGGCTGTGTTGAAATGGAATTATTTTTTCATTAGTAGAAAAAGCCTTAGCACTAGGTAAAAATCAGTCCCCTCCATTCCTGAAGGAGACCTTTTTTAATTATTAAAGTTCAACTCCACCTGCATCAACATTATCCGTTGTGAACAATCTTGAACCGAGTGTGATATTTTTTTCTACTGTTTCTCCGGCAAGGATTTTAAGAGCCTGCTGAATAGCCACATTACCACCCGTAGGGTACTGAAATGTTGCATTGAGAATTCCGTCTTTAACATAAGCAACGCCTTCATGGGGAAGAGCATCGATTCCGATAAACTGGATATCCCCTTCTCTTCCTGCTGCTTTTGCTGCAAGGTAGGCACCGTGAGTTGCCGGGTCGTTATGTCCGTAAACAAGATCGATATCATCAAATCTGGAGAGAGCTGACTCCATCTCTTTTCTAGCATTTGGCTCAAGCCATTTAACATCGGCTTCAAAAATTACTTCAACATCAGAACCTTTAAGAGCCTCTCTGAAACCATTGTGTCGATCCTGTCCGGGAGGAGAAGTCTGAAGACCCATAAGTTCTACAACTTTTGCACCTTTTCCACCGAATGTCTCTACAACCCACTCTCCGGCAGCTTTACCGATAATTACGTTGTCGGCACCGATGAACTGTGTATAGTCATCACCGATTACTGCTCTATCGAGAACGATTACAGGAATACCCGCTGCCATAGCAGCTGATACAGGGTCAGTTAAAGGCTGTGCTTCTTTCGGACTGATGATCAGTAGATCAACTTCAGCACTTACAAATTCCTCAACATGAGCTCTCTGTTTGAGAGTGTCATTCTGAGCATCTTTGTAGATCACTTTAATATTATCATACTTGTCTGCTTCTGATTTCACATCGGCATTCATCTGAACACGCCATGGCTCTCCAAGGTTACACTGGCTCATACCGATGGTGAACACCTTATCAGCTGTTGTACTTTCTTCTGCCTGACCATTGGCGAAAAGTACCGAAGAGAACATTATGCTGATTAGCATAAACACGATAACGATTCTTGATTTTCTCATTTCTTACTCCTAGATATTTTTTTTGGGATAAATCCCTTTTGAGAACAAATTATTCTTTAATTCCTGTTTTTCCGCTGTGTTAATACCGCAAGGACAATAATGACTCCGGTAATCAGCAAACGTCCTGATTCGGGAACTGCATTAATACTGAGAATCTTTTCCAGATAACCGATAGTGAGAACCCCGAGAAGTGTTAACCCCATCCCCCCGCGGCCTCCGGCCAGACTTGTTCCCCCGATGACAACCATTGCAATGGCTGTAAGCTCATATCCACCGCCTGCTTCAGGGTCTCCCTGAGTTTCCTGGGCAGCCTGGGCGATTCCGGCTATGGCACACATAATTCCCGATACAGTATAGGCAAGGAATTTGGTCCATTTGACAGGGACACCTGAAAGCCTGGCGGCTTCTTCGTTTCCACCAATGGAAAACAACTCTCTTCCCCATTTATGCCTTGCAAGGAGCAGCCAAGTGACAAGGAGACAAAACAAAAATATGATTGAAACAACGGCAAGATTCCCCCCCATGATTCTCGAATCAATTACCTTAAATATTCCTGGAAGTTTTTTGATGACCACTTCCCCGTCTGAATTGGTCAGATAGGTTGATATTTTTTGCCCTCCGGTAATGTATTTGGCAACACCCCGTCCAAAGGTCATCATGGCAAGTGTCGCAATAAAAGGCTGAAGTTTGGCCACTGCAATAAGAGCCCCCGAGATAGCTCCCAACCCGGCTCCTACGACAATACAGGCCAAAATGGAGATCCAGGAAGGCCAATCAAGATGTATTGTGAGTATGGAAAATAATACGGCCGATACAGCGAGTATACTTCCTACAGAAAGATCGATCCCACCAGTTATAATAACTACAGTCATGCCTACGGCCAGAATACCGAATACCGATGCCTGACGCAGAGCGTCTCTGTGCATCCCCAATTTAAAGAATGCTCCGTCGGCATTAAAAATCAGTCCCAGCAGTATAACCAGTACAAAGGCAATAGTTGCTCTACCTGCGGAGCTGGATAAAAACTGGACAAATCCTCCTTTTTTTATCAGAGGTAATGTCTGTAAACTATCTGTCATATTCTTATTGTCTCCTTTCCCATTGCAGCTGCAAGAATCTTCTCTGCATCGGCTTCCTCTCTTGTAAATTCAGCGGTTATCGAACCTCTGTGCATAACTAGCACACGATCACTCATGGCCAGCAGTTCAGGCATTTCCGAAGTAATCAACACTATTGAGATCCCCTGTTTGGTCCACTCATTCATAAGCTGATAGATTTCGTGTTTTGCTCCGATATCAATCCCTCTGGTCGGCTCATCGAGCAGGAGGACTTCAGGTGAGATCTGCATCCATTTCGCAATAGCCGCTTTTTGCTGATTTCCCCCTGAAAGCATACCGACCTCCATTTCGTAGGACGAAGCATGAATCTGCAGAGCTTCACCCTGTTTCTCAGCGGCAGATATTTCTCCGAAAATATTTCTCCAGCCCCACTTGGATAATTCCACAAGTCCCGACATGCAGATATTGGCGATAATCGACATAGGTAGTACGAGTCCCGTTGCTTTCCGATCATTTGTCAAAAGAGCAATTTTCCTTTTGATGGCGTCAGAAGGTTTGTTAATGCTGATCTCATTACCATTGAGGAAAATGTGATCAGCTGTTTTTTTGTTGTAACCACCAAAGAGTCCCATTAGAAGCTCACTGGCACCGCAACCTTGTAAACCAGCAATACCCAGGATTTCACCCGAATTGACTGTTAGATTTATACCTTTGACAAGTGTTTTCTCATTATCAGAAACCGATAAATTTTCTATACGAAGTTTCTCTTTTCCCCGGTTCATTTCATATCTTGGAAACAAGTTGGTCATTTCACGACCGACCATCCAGTTGATCAATTTAGGAGTAGTGAGTTTTTCCGCCGGAGAAGTACCAACAAATTTACCGTCTCTGAGAACAGTAATCCTGTTGGCCAACCTCTCGATCTCCTCCATCCTGTGGCTGATATAGACAATTCCACAACCCTGCTCTTTTAATTTCTCAATGAGTGAAAAGAGGATTTCCACATCTTTAGAATTGAGAGAACTGCTTGGTTCATCCATAATAATAACTTTTGCATTGATACTGATGGCTTTTGCTATTTCAATCAGCTGCTGCATAGAAATTGAAAGGTCCTCGACAAAGGCATCAGCAGATACATCGAGCCCAACATCATTTAAAACGGACAGTGCTTTTCTATTTTGTTCTCTATCGCGGATAAAACCCAAACTGGTCACAGGCCGTCCTAGAAACAGATTATCTCTGACACTCATAGAGGGGATAAGAGACAGCTCCTGATGAATTACGGAGATCCCCATATGATTGGCTTCAAGGGGCGTTGCCGGAGCAATGACCTTACCATCCATAGAGATGGTCCCTTCATAACTGGTATACACTCCGGACAGAATCTTCATTAACGTACTTTTCCCGGCACCATTTTCACCGGCAAGAATATGTACTTCTCCGGGAAATATCTCAAAATCTATATTTTCTAAAACACGTACTTTTCCAAATTTTTTCCCGATTCCCTTCATAGCAATGACAGGGATGGATAAATCTGAGTTCAAAGAATACCTCCTGAAAAGTTGTATAGTTCTACTAATAGCAATCCCTATGCCAAGTCATAAAACTCAATAGAAATAACTTAGAGATGTTTTTACCCTATTTTTGATGTGAAATTTCGAAAGTATAAGGGAAAGTGGGAAGGCTAATTCCCGACAATGGGAAGCCTGATTCCCATTGTGGTTCCCTCATCACTCTGACAAGTGATTACACCATTATGGGATTCGATAATGTGCTGACAGATTGAGAGACCAAGCCCTGTATTCTTCTTGCCGGCTTTTGTACTGAAAAAAGGATTAAAAATCTTACTCAGAATATGAGGTGGAATTCCAGAACCATCATCTCTGATTGAAATTTCAACCCACTCATTTTCATTCTGCTCAATAAAGATCCCTATATGTCCCCCCTCCAGGACGGCTTCTATCCCATTAATCAGAAGATTTATTAAAACCTGCTTCAGGCGATTTTCATCTCCCGAAACATAGATATTCTGTTCGCCTTTTTCCCATTTAAGATGAATGTTTTTACTGATGATTTTATGCTGAATTAGCAAAACCACATCATCTACAAGTTCAGTTATGTCGAGTTGTTTTGGAGGTAACGATTGTATCTTGGTAAAGGAGAGAAGTCCCCCAATAATGTCGGAGATCATTGAGAGCTGATTTTTAATCCTATCCAGTTTATCGGAAGAATAAGAATCCATATAATTTGGTTTTAGAAGGTCAATATAGTTGTGGATGACACTTAAGGGCGTATTAATCTCATGAGCTACCCCAGCGGCTAATTCTGCGACAGATGCGATTTTTTCAGATCTCAGCAGGTAATCGTTGAAATGACGCTCCTGTGAGACATCTTCCAGAAGCAATATAGATCCGATACAATCCAGGGAATTGTCATGCAGGGGGAAAACTTTGATGGTAACAATTCTGTTTTCACTCCATTGCAGATCCTCCCAGACCCCTTCGGTCATCAGTTCGATTGCTTTCGATATTTCAGCTCCATGATCTTTCAGTATATTGCCCAGCACTGTTCCGAGGATCTTTCCGGTAAGCTCTTCCTCTCCAGGACTGAAAAGTTTCAGAGCGGATAAGTTGACCTGAGTTATCTGTTTATCCTTATCGAGAATCATGACTCCTATAGGAATATTTTTAATTATATTTTCATTGTATTTTTTGAGAAGATACAGTTCCATATTATCTTTTTCCAACTCTTCCCGACTCAGAACAAAGGAGTAGGTGAGTTTCATCAGTTTAATCTTATCGAGATCTTTAACTTCCTCGGTCCCTATTCTACGACCGTCCTGAAGAATGGTAACGCGGTCGGCAAATCGGAAAATTTCATCCATGTTGTGGGAGATATAGATAATGCTTTTTCCTTTATTTTTAAATTCAAATAGGAGTTTGTAGATTTTTTCCATCTCTGTCGGAGTGAGTCGACTTGAAATCTCATCAAAAATCAGGATTTCCGGGTTCAGCGATAGAGCTTTAGCTATTTCAACCATCTGCTGTTCCTGCCTTGTCAAAGAGGAAAGAGGTATTTCCATATTTATTTCCATATTGAGCGATTCAAGGAGAGAAGCAGCTCTTCTTTTCATCTCCTTTGACTTTAAGAAACCGAGAGATGAAACAATTCTCTGCCCTGTGAAGATATTTTCAACGGCATTTATTGAAGGTATGATATTCAAATCCTGATAAATAATCCCTATACCATTCTGCATGGCTGATCTCGGTT
This genomic window from Oceanispirochaeta sp. M1 contains:
- a CDS encoding ATP-binding protein, which translates into the protein MEKIYKLLFEFKNKGKSIIYISHNMDEIFRFADRVTILQDGRRIGTEEVKDLDKIKLMKLTYSFVLSREELEKDNMELYLLKKYNENIIKNIPIGVMILDKDKQITQVNLSALKLFSPGEEELTGKILGTVLGNILKDHGAEISKAIELMTEGVWEDLQWSENRIVTIKVFPLHDNSLDCIGSILLLEDVSQERHFNDYLLRSEKIASVAELAAGVAHEINTPLSVIHNYIDLLKPNYMDSYSSDKLDRIKNQLSMISDIIGGLLSFTKIQSLPPKQLDITELVDDVVLLIQHKIISKNIHLKWEKGEQNIYVSGDENRLKQVLINLLINGIEAVLEGGHIGIFIEQNENEWVEISIRDDGSGIPPHILSKIFNPFFSTKAGKKNTGLGLSICQHIIESHNGVITCQSDEGTTMGIRLPIVGN
- a CDS encoding ABC transporter permease → MTDSLQTLPLIKKGGFVQFLSSSAGRATIAFVLVILLGLIFNADGAFFKLGMHRDALRQASVFGILAVGMTVVIITGGIDLSVGSILAVSAVLFSILTIHLDWPSWISILACIVVGAGLGAISGALIAVAKLQPFIATLAMMTFGRGVAKYITGGQKISTYLTNSDGEVVIKKLPGIFKVIDSRIMGGNLAVVSIIFLFCLLVTWLLLARHKWGRELFSIGGNEEAARLSGVPVKWTKFLAYTVSGIMCAIAGIAQAAQETQGDPEAGGGYELTAIAMVVIGGTSLAGGRGGMGLTLLGVLTIGYLEKILSINAVPESGRLLITGVIIVLAVLTQRKNRN
- a CDS encoding carbohydrate ABC transporter permease → MKQHKKTHPVVIAILALLMLSVLLPMIWGFFLSFRSNEEIAGMSGLDIHSIIPEVFTFINYFNFFDQTNFPRVLVITLYVCSTVTVISLLINTMAAYAFAKLSFPGKDLIFSIILATLILPIELLIIPLYGQILKFGMVNKLSSLIIPFVASGFGIFYMRQFIKGIPVELEEAAYMDGCSRFVIFFRIVLPLCRTALVTLGVIIFLQQWDSFLVPVTFISSKEKRVLQVILTDLHSGVYFNDYGILYAGIVIASVPILLLFAFIQKYYMEGIASSGIKG
- a CDS encoding carbohydrate ABC transporter permease, producing the protein MGRGEFIGLKNFIKILSSYSFRKSLSVSAIFMAAVVVFQTTLSLLAAVLVNDETPIIKMCRVLYFLPVVFSFVVVGYLWRGLYNSDYGLINEIISAIGFKKQGFLDSPDQALMSLIITCIWKTWPFFMMILLAGLKEIPPSLYESAEIDGAGKIRQFIALTLPMMKRSILFVLVITTMDSVVKVFVPVFVMTSGGPMGSTDMLVHHIWRTAFRLGKFGEASAMSVILFLFVLIINLLQLKIGENDETT
- a CDS encoding extracellular solute-binding protein — its product is MKKLLWIITIVLTTAGFSFAAGDQEASAESPKIIMNTFDDLWPEYMEEALIAAGLGGTVEFSTVPQNQYETNLKIQIASGEVGDLICMDAPTIAYYADMGALESLDAYWNKDDFNDLVGSAKEAVSWNGNIWAAPLNESNCVLYYNKEMFEKAGVLAVEGVENAWTLDDFLDAAKKLTVKNEKGETEVYGIMPQMFSIDQKNEGMTYTQMLWTWWFGADIISPNGKTVDGYFNSPESKSALQFYADLFNKYEVAPSTSMVNFFAGEKVAMYINGPWMTGVWKNNYPEFNDKWGAMPLPRGAAAASNSGSWNIAVTAQSENKEAAFAVLQAITGKEGAAIYCNESGNLPARKSVLDKTDMSTPPFNVIQEQLMMTSKARPVTPNYPVISEAYMNAFNAVAYGQDVDSAFKEAVQIMNDSLADK
- a CDS encoding alpha-amylase family protein, whose protein sequence is MNLNTSKKRIFFDMHFPEWEGQGIAEAFSPEHIASEMSNAGVDSVIAFAKCQYGNFYYNTSEGHKHKGLKTQNLLLELTESLAERNIATIAYYSVSWDEREAEKHPDWLVENFHGTRGNLEFTRWKTLCINSPYKDVVMRQLSEIAGQPGLKGLWIDMTIIGNDCCFCPHCLEQYKKKTGRDLKGDFLNDIISFKKFRYDYIEKFYSEIYTLIRRVNPELKITNNYWGYPYSSYNMGSRAIGALTEADYVTGEAYTDWTGILAPAIFTRFLRGVAKDRPFEALLGRFNNTWDYTRKPALQLALECFSVFSQGGTVTIDDEPYADGSIDNELYRNELKQIFSQMDKFAHCIQGEREKFAAIYHSQKSKDLEKDENAFIRKISGSFKLLYDMNFPVDFVFDELIDKAEDLSSYALIILPEVLLFNENEKEIFLDYTRSGGHILSFGNCGFDESFWNEMKIKQIKKTDDEISYFSMPSFQAAPLMVRGFFQPYEALSQDVRTSGSILRPIRGKKPNDFFHNNLPAPGQDSGWPGLLTRNYGKGGCTFLPQALAFHYAKQPLRPYRDLIQNHLKSLELTPRISIIASKRPDFVIYDQGENIYIHIMVPGSDPQVCCGLMDSMDGNFERPYELMEETMPVLNIQIDLSSLNGRLEIESLVENNTIELKQEGAFHIMVIDKITLWDIIRIKVK
- a CDS encoding sugar ABC transporter ATP-binding protein; translation: MNSDLSIPVIAMKGIGKKFGKVRVLENIDFEIFPGEVHILAGENGAGKSTLMKILSGVYTSYEGTISMDGKVIAPATPLEANHMGISVIHQELSLIPSMSVRDNLFLGRPVTSLGFIRDREQNRKALSVLNDVGLDVSADAFVEDLSISMQQLIEIAKAISINAKVIIMDEPSSSLNSKDVEILFSLIEKLKEQGCGIVYISHRMEEIERLANRITVLRDGKFVGTSPAEKLTTPKLINWMVGREMTNLFPRYEMNRGKEKLRIENLSVSDNEKTLVKGINLTVNSGEILGIAGLQGCGASELLMGLFGGYNKKTADHIFLNGNEISINKPSDAIKRKIALLTNDRKATGLVLPMSIIANICMSGLVELSKWGWRNIFGEISAAEKQGEALQIHASSYEMEVGMLSGGNQQKAAIAKWMQISPEVLLLDEPTRGIDIGAKHEIYQLMNEWTKQGISIVLITSEMPELLAMSDRVLVMHRGSITAEFTREEADAEKILAAAMGKETIRI
- a CDS encoding substrate-binding domain-containing protein, coding for MRKSRIVIVFMLISIMFSSVLFANGQAEESTTADKVFTIGMSQCNLGEPWRVQMNADVKSEADKYDNIKVIYKDAQNDTLKQRAHVEEFVSAEVDLLIISPKEAQPLTDPVSAAMAAGIPVIVLDRAVIGDDYTQFIGADNVIIGKAAGEWVVETFGGKGAKVVELMGLQTSPPGQDRHNGFREALKGSDVEVIFEADVKWLEPNARKEMESALSRFDDIDLVYGHNDPATHGAYLAAKAAGREGDIQFIGIDALPHEGVAYVKDGILNATFQYPTGGNVAIQQALKILAGETVEKNITLGSRLFTTDNVDAGGVEL